GCTTCTTCATAAATAACTAGAATTCCCATCTATGAACTAAAGCTAGGAAGAGATTTTCATGAACTTGAGATATCCAGCTGATATATTATGTTGAATCTTTGTTACTTCTTTCAGGCATTAAAATTGTTAGTAGGCGCACAATTTTTTGGTGTAGTAGGCCAAATTAGGGGACATGACCGACAGACTGATTGGCACTGTTAGTAGGTTTATTACTACGAAAAGGACACCCGAACCAGAAAAAATTCAttaggaaaaagaggaaagagaagttTCAACTTATCTGTTTGCTTTCCTTTCTGGATGAGTAATTTTGTTGTGAAAGGTTTCCCTATTGACACCTAATGCTGTAACAGATAGCCATCAGCTCTGTGACTGCCATTTCCAATTACCCTTCTACTTGTGAAGTATCCTGGTCATTAGCAAGTACAAATCTTTATAAATACTCACTTTCGACCAGTAACCATGCAGGATAATTGGCCATCTGTGCTGTTTGCTATGGCTGGTGGAATTGTTCTCAGCCTTGGAAACTTGGCGACGCAGTATGCATGGGCTTATGTTGGCCTATCAGTAACAGAGGTGGTTTCATCAAGCATGACAGTTGTTATTGGTGAGATGTTCACTGCTGTCTTCTTCCTGACTTTTTATATGATGTATGAAAGCTGTTGGCGTCGAACTACAGCTGGACCCAAGCTTTCCATTGTCAAGTTGAACCTTGAGGATTGACCATTGTTACAAGATTGACCTCTTTAGGAATTTGCCTCAAGGACTAGAACTTTGATCCCATTATCTGTTGATCTGCAACATTTTTCCTTGCTCTAATCTGTAGGTTTTTCAAATGATTCCTACATTATCTTTTAGGTGTACTAAAGGCTCGGAACTCAATCATAGCCAAAGGATTGTTTTCCTACAAATTTTGCAAATAGTTCTACTTTTCATTGAACTAAATACTTTTTCTTGTGACGTATCTAGTGCTTAATCTGTATCTTACCATTTACTTATGTAGGTCTAACTGTTTATTTTCATCCTTATTCAGCTTAAATCCAGCACTAGACGGATCTATGTTGAAGATGCAAAGTAATTAACTATGAAGATAGATTATTCGAAGTGCACTAATTTTGCATCCTTATGTCATCGTATTTAATTCAATAAACAGTAAGGCAGGTGGTCATGAGACTCATGACTGCCAATCTAAGTCATATGGGAATGGATACAGGTTTGGGTACAAGTACGGAGATGCGGTTGTGGACACggcaactttaaaaaatgtaggtatggggtatatatatatatatatatatatatgcaacaaTATCCCAAAAAGTCAAAATGATAAATAAACAAGTGCTATGAataaaacattacatgttaagaaaaaaaaagtaaaaattgatTTACAAACAAACTATATCAAGTAAAATTAAGGAGTTTGGGTCCGTTTCAATATAAAAAGTACCAAATGTATCCAAGTGCCCACTCTGGTACAAGTACAACAACATGGGTACCTAGCTTACTGAAGCAGAAGTACCCATTTGACTTAACTGCCAATTGAAGGTTGGTTGTGACATCTAACATGGTTAATGGCCACCTAGTTGGTAGGAACTAGGAACTGACCGTTGTCCAATCATAGGACCAATAATTGAAGAGTGAAGGGTTCCAAATGGGACTTGAATTCTATGATAAATTGTGTTTTATGTTCCATATATTCTCTCATACATTAATGGCAGATTCAACTTAAAAGCCAATTGCTGTGAAAATGACAGGTACGACTATGAACTACTTTCTGGATGATCGCATTAATAAAGCTGAGATTCTTTTCCCTGGTGTTGCATGCTTCATGGTTGCCGTCTGTCTTGGATCTGCTGTGCACTCCTCCAATGCAGCTGATAACAAAGAAAAGCTTAGTGGGTCATCATCTGCTCACATTGTCATGACAAggtttctatttttctttgtacATGTTTCCATTAAAATTCAGACTCTATGTTCAATATTTAGAGACGTTGAGGAATTTGATCTATCATTTGTATTGAAGACATAGGCACGTGAGCATGTTACTTGTTTACTCAAAGTCAAATCCTTCTGCTTTTTATGTTGAATCCTCACATCTTTTAGAAAGCACTCACATAGTTTGAGGCTGTGTGCTGGACATAGTGTCTATATTAAAACACTACAGGAACTTGTTATTGGTTTCATGATGTGACCGGCTATTTAACATGAACAGGATGAGCTTTGGCTGTTCAGAATCTTGGGGCATCATTCTTTTCCTGTTGTTTCAGTTGGGGATGTAGAAGTTAGTATTCAACCTCTTATTGTAGTAGGATTTCACCTATGGATTTCACATATTTATTTCAGAAAGAATCAATTTTCTTAGAGAGAATTTCAAATAGTACATCCGCCTGTTATTATGCAATAAGTCTCCAGAACAAGGCATGAGGAAGCAACATTTATCAAACCATTTATGGTTTGAATACTTGAGCTTGACATCTACAATCAACAAAAGAAGTCTATATACACTTTTTTTCTGGGCAATTGCCATATACTCACCTGTTATTTGATGCTTACCTAAACCCTTATACCAGAAAATGTCACCAAGCCATTAGGTATGTACAACAATTTAGTTAATTCCAGTCTTGTTATGTCAGTCACCTGCTATTTGATGCTATTACTTGTTTtaatctattttttattttgtgcaCCTTCTGAGTTTCTGGAATGCAATCGGAGAAACTCTGGAATGttaatgttttcatttgttGACACAAGCACTTTGCTTGTATATCATACTTTCATATTCACAAAGTAAATTGTTACAAACTATCACGCTCCAGCTCAAAATTAAATCTAAATgcagtttttttatttccagTTGAGACCCTGGAGATGCTAAATGCAGATTTTAGTCGCCTTTTCTTGGAGGAAACAAATCCATCTTTCTTAGCAACAGACTTTGTGTGCGTGtgctatacacacacacactatagtCCCCATGGCCAAATGGGATTCAGTCCACCCACTGCCGCCTGATGAAATTCATCGGGTGGCTTGAGCTTTTTGCTGTTAAATAGTTGATGTCTTTTATTCATTCTTGTTATTGAGATAAAAGTTCCATGTCCCACATTCTTAGAAATTTGGATTATTTGTTAGGAGCATCATGGATGAATCTGGCAACAAATGTAATGAAGGTGAAGGTATAAGTTCTCTCGCTTTTGTCATATATTTGAGACAACACTTTTAAAGATAATCAAAACGGTGATATTctgttccattttttcttttatagataTTGAAAACTCCTTGGAGAAGGGAATCAAACACTCTAAGCTGACTAAACCAAATGCCGGTACTGCAGAATTTCTGATAGAACTTGAGAATACAAGATCAATCAAGGTCAGTCCCATGTTTCTCTAAACTTGTTTTACTTACTGCCTCTTAGTTTTATATGGTGAAAGAGATGCTGAAAATATGAGATTAAAATTTCCAAACATCATGTGCACCAAATTTGGAGTGCCATGAAAATTGCTATTTGCTATTTTCTCTGTTAGTTGTTATTAGTTCTTGCAATGGGAAAAGGATAAGTATAGGTTCCATGGCATCCGAACTACAAGGGCTATAGAATGAAAGCTTATCAAATTATTTGGTCACAAATTCATCTAAGGTACCAGTTGATTAGGAAAGGCTTATCTTTCATATAAATACTTCTTGGAACTTGCATAAAAGGAAAGTGAACCCAAAATATAATCTTATATCTGAAACTCACTTTCAGAAAAGGATGGCAAACAGTGACTAACAATGTTTCTATGTAGGTGATACATATGTCCCAATTATTTCTTAAAGTAACGATGAAAGCAAGCTTATTGTTCATGATTAATCATATGTATGCTTGTTGATCATGATGAATCAGGAACAATCTATATAGGTCAAAATATCAGCTGCCCTTAACTACTATTGATCTAATAGTTcttttttggttcatttttaACACTATCACCTTTCAATCTAAACTTTCTTTTTAATGCAGGTTTTTGGATCCAGCACCATCCTCGGATTGGTGATTGTGATTTTCTCTGGCTTttgcttttcacttttttcaccAGCATTCAACCTTGCCACAAATGATCAGTGGCACACTCTAAAAAAAGGAGTCCCACACCTCGTTGTTTACACTGCCTTCTTTTACTTTTCAGTATCCTGCTTTATTGTTGCCATCATTCTCAATGTTATCTTTCTCTATCGTCCCATACTTGGATTGCCTAGGTCTTCTATAAAAGACTATCTTAAGGACTTCAATGGCAGATACTGGGCCTTTTTAGCTGGCCTCTTGTGTGGGTTTGGTAATGGTTTTCAATTCATGGGTGGTCAAGCTGCTGGATATGCGGCAGCTGATGCTGTTCAGGTCAGTGCTGCAGTTGTTTTCTTGGAGTTATTTTCCTTTATTGGCATCAGTTATACTGCTACAAGCATTTTTGAAGTTACCAACTTTTGTCCTTCTTCTCCTTTATCCTGCTAATCTACCTTCACTTATTTATTTGCTTCTTAACAAAAAAGGAGCAACTGCTGTGAGATCAAGACTGAAACCCAGAGGCCAATGGTGAAACATACATCATCTAGTTTATGGCCTTTCTAGTCCTGCTGCTAGTGGCTAGTCTTGTTGTGACCAGATTATTGAGGACATTCTAGATGTACAATAAACTTCAATAGGAAGAGTCTATCTGGGTGTCCTGATCAGAGTTCAGAATGTTGGTCGAACCAAATACAACCTTTTTTTAAAGTATGGCTATCAGATAATTACTGGCTGTTGCATGTCACCTGTAAAAAGACCTGGATCTATGCAAGCATTTTTGGCTAATcatgtcataaaaaaaacatgcgcTCATGCAAATCTTTAGagatcttttctttctcttcgtTTTAGTTAGTCTTACTGAAAACTTATCCATTGACTTGACCAAGCTGGAGCAGTTAGTCTCAAGCAGTCCTCTGAAGGGGCATTTGGTAACAGAAATACTGATAGAATGTTCTATAAATCTGTCAAAtgattagggcagattcatggaatactatgttctagtgttccatgaatctgctttaaTTTTTGAGACATATTTATCGAACACTGAGTTAGTGTTCCTGTTGCCAAATGCCTCCTTAAGATCCAGAACAACCTTTGTCCAACTTTCCTATCTTGACAACTCAGTTGTGCCATTCCTACAAACCAAGATTGCCCTTATCCAGCAGAGGCAGAGAGCCTTCATGAGACTCTGGAAAGAACTTTTGACCTCTTCTTAGGAATCAATTGTTTAAACATCTGTTGTGATCAatcctttttttcatattcaggCACTGCCCTTGGTAAGCACTTTCTGGGGAATATACCTGTTTGGGGAGTACCGGAAATCATCAAGAAAGACATACATGCTGCTAACAGGCATGCTTTTCATGTTCGTTGTTGCTGTAGCTGTGTTAATGGCATCATCTGGACACAGGAAGTCATAGTTACAACCATGAggacatgaaaaagaaaattaggaaaaagagGTACCAAGAAAAGGAATCCCTGGTAGAATAATATgtataagagaaaaagaaaatgaagataaaaaaatgtCGCAACATCCATTTGCAAATCTATGGCCTTAAATAAGGTAAATCAATGTTCATGTATATGGTTAGTTGTCTTCTATAATTTCTTataactctttctctctcattagATAGTTGGTTTCAGGTTTGAGTGTACGCCATGAAGATTTCTTACCTCTTTGATTCGTCAACAACAAGAGTGTTTTCATAATTGGTCAATAAAAGCCAACCATAGTTCTCATGATTCTAAGATCTCTCAAGTTGAATGTGGTCATGGGTTGAATTGAACTGTTTTTCTTTGCATAATCTGGTAAATGTCTGCTTCGTTCCAGCTTAATTGTATACGAAAAACCAATAATAGCCCTTTGTGCATAAACTTATTCATAGACAAGCTAAGGCATGAATTGGAAGTGCTTCTTAGCTCGCACTAAAAAGTGGTGTCTATCTCAGAATTGGAAGTGGACGAAGAAGTGTGAGCAGAAAAACTACCTGTTCAAGCATTAAAATTCTCTTGTGGCCCATGCTTATAAGTTCTTATCTTCTCTTCAATCCTAAATATTGTAACGATAGAATTAACTAAAGGTAGTCTTTGAGCAAAACTGCTCTTTTATGAGTAACACTTATCTTGGGATGTTCACGGCAGAGATCTTAAGcgtcatttgttttatttattgaaGACTTTATAACTGCCGTCGTTCTGCTTATGTACATGGCGAACTTGTGAATGATTTTTGCAACATTAATAATAAGTCTTGAtaagtactctctctctctctctctctctctctctctctccctgataTTATTTCAAATGTAAAATTAGTTAATAATTGGCCTTCGTGGATTTaccaaacaaaatttgattttcttttgctgaGAACAtcataaaattctaaatatTAGTTATCAGATTGATCTTAGGTAATTTTATATggcattttgtgttttttttttccaagaggAAAAGTCCATTATTTCCAATAAAAGAGTGCTGGCAGATAGGCTCCTGATCTTTATTCCGAAAGATGATAGTACAACATTAAGATAACAAAATGGACCTCATGAAAGTGGAGTACTAGTAGCTAAAGTTTTGTGATATCAATGGCTTACAACTTTTGTCTACAAGTACTTTCTCATGAAAATAACCAAATAAATGTGATTGTCATGTTATTTTCACTTGTTCCTATTCTGTTGGCATATGGCGCAGAGTTGTGTCATGGTTTAATATCAGCCTGATTCCTTCAGGCGGCTTTAATTCTGAACTCAACAAATGGCACCGTAAACGTTTATGCTGTAAGGAATTGTCCCAATACTGGTATGGGTCTAGACCgtctggtgtgggcaccccGTATAGTCAGGCCTGAACCCAACacatgataaataaaaattttatggaGGATTATATAGGCTgggggtgggcagttgcccacacgagCCCTATGATAGCTCCGCTACTGATGACCAGTGAGCCAAAGGCTAGTTGTTGAACCGTATATAACCATTCCTTCATTCTTTTATCAATAAATGGATGGGGACTCCTCCTGGCTAGATTTCTTCGGAAATGACAGTCATGTTGGAACCTACATGCCCAAGTGGTATTATTGTAATGTATAAACATTTTAGAagacttaaaaaaatatatagccTAGTACATGCTTTCTAATCATAGGGAAGCTAGTTCCTGACTTCTAACATCCAGTAACCTTAACAATCTTTCCTGTTGAATACCTTTCTCTTCTTGTCGAATGTTCATTATTAAATATTTAACAAGGAAACAAATAAGTTTAATAAGGATATACAGAGAACTAAGGAAGGTTGTCTGGATTCTAGCTTCTGCATTCatcaaattaaatttgattaCTATATCAACATCGTCCTTTACTGAAATTATACAGACATCAACCACAAACTATAGAAGTTTGGTTCTGCTTTCATGTGCTTGAATTTGACTTGCGTCTATCTATATCTTTATTGAACGGATATACATTAAACTATTAAAGCAAAAGATAAGCATAGTAACCTATGTTATCTGGATCCTCACTTCTAACACATGTAAAAGTTGACTaccatgtttttctctctcttcaatgaAAATACATAAACATAATAGCAAGGTaattaaaaattgaagaagtttGGAGCTGGTTTTCCTGCAAATGTCTGgttataaacttatatatatggcAACAAGGTTATGGTCTTATTTAAAACGTCAATGGAAGAGACCAGTCAGCACACTAGAAGATCAAATGCCTCTCTCCTACTAGCTTTTTCTGATCTGTCCCTTGAACACACGTCAAAATGCAGTTAAATATGCTGCAGTTTAGAACTTACAACTGAATGCCAAGTTACCAAATTAATGAAGGCTGATTTATCATGTCCATTGTTAAAATATGTTGCTGCAACAAATGTAATTGGATACGTGTTTAATGTGACCCGATTCACTTTACAGATCAGTTTTAGTAGAACCAAACTGAAAGCAACCTCCAAACCTATATCCATTATAAaaatggatcttggatttgTAATGGATctgatctggatccaaatgTACAAAATCGAAGTCACAAAACAGTAAAGGATATGGATCCGTGATATCCAAAATCAGATCTGAATGAACTCAACCTGGACACGTTTACCACATTCTTTTATGCGGTTTGGAGCTCCAATTTGACCTGAGATCTGATCCATTACCATTTTAGCTTCATATAGATTCTGGTCCGTGATATCCAAAATCAGATCTCAATGGACTCAAACCGGACACGTTCACCACATTCTTTCATGCAgtttggaattccaatttgaccCGAGGGCTGATCCATTACCCGTTTTAATTTCATATAGACTTGTAACTCTTGGTTTTGGATCGGGACGCAACCTGGTCCAAAATGACTCATAACTCTATTCGATTATGGACTCCAATTTCGAAAAGCTCAAAAGAAGGTAGGAAGGCCCAATTCTCTAAAACCGATAGGCCAAATAATAATTCAATTACAATGAGGATTAACTGCTGGAGATAGGCTACCCAAATTTATTGGTAGAAGAACATAAACACATAGGAAATGATTTCGGGTGAGCAGGAGGGAATGGGAGTGAGAAGCCAAAGCCTTCCTCTTTTTACTTGTCTCTAGGGTGTAAAGGTGCATTGAGACCTACATGATCCTATAGTAGATCCTTCAATTCAAGTATTCTGTATGCCACCATTTGCTGTCTACAACAATGAcacccatgaaaatcaaaccaaGGACAAGTTGTCAACACAACACTCAAATcaaccagctatgttatgcTGCTCGAACATGATAAATGATTTACATGATCCAATGCATTATGGCAAAGGAAACCCCAAAAGCTACCCCTAAAAGCAAGCATCAGACACAAGGCGTGCCTGTCTAAGCTCGACtcaatgagttgagcttgagttaaaGTTTGAACTATAAATGAGTTGCATTAGAGTTACATAAGGTGAACTCTTTtaagcttgactcggctcgtgaCTTCccttttttgttaattttaaaagGCATATCGGTAATTTTTGACGAATTTTAATACCCTTTTATggttttcatttaaagaaaaaatataaatcaaGTGATGGTACAAGCATAAACGAGTCATGATGGAGCTCGGACTCTGCTgatcaagtcgagttcaagctgattCAACCCAAGCCCGAACTCAGCTTGCTCCTCTTACACTTGAGGCCAACACCTCTGTCATTTGAGGTCAAttgttattttaatgaaaatatcaGTTGTCCAATTTCTTGCATTGGACGACCCACCAAAGACAATAAACAGCCTAGAttagaaaaattatgaaatataaaTAGTTATTGGATAGCTAAAATTTAAGAGTTTGTTGCTCAAAAGTaagtaagtatatatatatatatatatatatatatatatatatatatatatatatatatatatatatatatatatagagagagagagagagagagagagagagagagcgtcaATGCAGTGTCATATGCTGAAATAATTGTTGGGTAACTAAATTTAAAAACTGTTGTTAAAAAGATCATAAATCATCGGTAAAATAATTATAAACTTTCACCATACTATAAACGATACCAATTTAATGATTGCGTttagtaataaatttttaaatattttaactatCCAAGTAAGCATTAAATTCACCAATACGTGTGTATGGAAAGAGCGAACGAAAGAGCGAGAAAGTAAGTGAATGGTCACCCAATTTATTGGTGAGGGTGGTTGCATAGTGGACGGTTAAAAGAGAAATGATGGacggttaaaaaaaataaaggcaaaacATATGAGGCTCAATACTAcattgttaaaatatttatcacattttttctttatttttagacaGTCATGACAAATGAGCTGAGAAACTTAATATTTAGACTCATCATTCAaaatgtacacacacacactgacCACATATATTTATTATCTATATTTGTAAACTATAAATTAGTAAATAAAGTGAGCTACAAAATTCAAGCTTACTCGTGCTTAGCCATGTCACACGAAAAGCAGCTCCGGCCAATGAATCGTGTCAGTATGACCTAATTAAACCCTTAGTACTTTACAAACTTATCTTAATTAAGAATAAGAGATCATGAGAGCTCTCTTTTGAgcaaattcttttcatttcagCTCCAGGTTACGTACGGCTTCCTCTGAGA
Above is a window of Nymphaea colorata isolate Beijing-Zhang1983 chromosome 8, ASM883128v2, whole genome shotgun sequence DNA encoding:
- the LOC116258960 gene encoding ureide permease 2-like, whose translation is MYIVEDKVGAIALMLAALCFLGTWPAVMTLLERRGRLPQHTYLDYSITNLLAAVIIALTFGQIGGSMHGMPNFFTQLTQDNWPSVLFAMAGGIVLSLGNLATQYAWAYVGLSVTEVVSSSMTVVIGTTMNYFLDDRINKAEILFPGVACFMVAVCLGSAVHSSNAADNKEKLSGSSSAHIVMTRSIMDESGNKCNEGEDIENSLEKGIKHSKLTKPNAGTAEFLIELENTRSIKVFGSSTILGLVIVIFSGFCFSLFSPAFNLATNDQWHTLKKGVPHLVVYTAFFYFSVSCFIVAIILNVIFLYRPILGLPRSSIKDYLKDFNGRYWAFLAGLLCGFGNGFQFMGGQAAGYAAADAVQALPLVSTFWGIYLFGEYRKSSRKTYMLLTGMLFMFVVAVAVLMASSGHRKS